A stretch of the Pseudobacteriovorax antillogorgiicola genome encodes the following:
- a CDS encoding type IV pilus twitching motility protein PilT, with translation MEYTLPQLFKTLLDQGASDLHISAGSPPRLRIDGQIVPLNLPPLTPNESAELCYSVLAESQKKDFEREREIDLSFSVRNLARFRANIYYESSAVAGAFRVIPFKVFTLQELGVPRVLENLCSLKRGLVLVTGPTGSGKSTTLAAMINHINETRYDHIVTIEDPIEFVHNHKNSIVNQREIGGDTNSFARAMKSVLRQDPDVIMVGELRDLETISSALTLAETGHLVFGTLHTNTAVSSINRMVDAFPPHQQSQIRTQLSMTLESVISQTLLPTPQGGRVLAMEIMLATQAIRALVNEGKIHQIYSSIQSGQADSGMQTMNQALFSLFNRRLITKDVAISNSPNPDEFMDAISNRSSSTNSNAKKPRR, from the coding sequence ATGGAATACACCCTGCCTCAGCTATTCAAAACACTGTTGGATCAAGGCGCCAGCGACTTGCACATCTCTGCTGGGAGCCCTCCAAGGCTCAGAATCGATGGTCAAATCGTACCTTTGAACCTTCCCCCACTGACCCCCAATGAGTCTGCCGAGCTTTGCTATAGCGTCCTAGCGGAATCTCAAAAGAAAGATTTTGAACGAGAAAGAGAGATTGACTTATCATTCTCCGTCCGTAACTTGGCTCGCTTTCGAGCTAACATTTATTATGAATCCAGCGCTGTGGCGGGAGCATTTCGAGTCATTCCATTCAAGGTATTTACCTTACAGGAACTTGGTGTACCTCGGGTTTTGGAAAACCTCTGCTCGCTAAAACGCGGGCTTGTTCTGGTTACCGGCCCTACTGGATCCGGTAAATCAACAACACTTGCCGCCATGATCAATCACATCAATGAAACTCGCTACGATCACATAGTAACCATCGAAGACCCTATTGAATTTGTTCACAACCACAAGAATAGTATCGTCAATCAACGAGAGATTGGAGGCGATACCAACAGCTTTGCCAGAGCCATGAAAAGTGTTCTACGGCAAGATCCAGATGTCATTATGGTTGGCGAGTTAAGGGATTTGGAAACTATTTCCTCAGCTTTGACCCTTGCTGAAACAGGCCACTTGGTTTTTGGTACGCTGCATACCAACACCGCAGTCTCAAGTATCAACCGTATGGTAGATGCCTTTCCCCCTCACCAACAATCACAGATAAGAACTCAACTTTCCATGACTCTTGAGTCTGTAATCAGCCAGACTCTCTTACCAACTCCACAAGGAGGTCGTGTGCTAGCTATGGAGATCATGCTAGCAACTCAGGCGATTCGAGCCTTGGTGAATGAAGGTAAAATTCATCAGATATATTCTTCGATTCAGTCAGGTCAGGCTGATAGCGGGATGCAGACCATGAATCAAGCGCTGTTCTCGCTTTTCAATCGACGACTGATCACAAAGGATGTAGCCATCAGTAATAGCCCAAACCCCGATGAGTTCATGGATGCTATCTCGAATCGCTCATCTAGCACGAACTCTAACGCTAAGAAGCCTAGGAGATAG
- a CDS encoding ABC transporter permease, with amino-acid sequence MSSVFLIAKRDLVSYFHSLKGSIIFWFFLIFMGFFFHSFVFTFVEYQAQSAGYGGGGPTLSQLLTAIFHNLHFILLLIVPAVTMASFAEEKRTQVDRLLRTSPVTMLQIVLGKFFASIGVLTLVLIASMVFPAYTMIYGNADIGAIASSYLGVFLLMSSQVALGIWISSMTSNQFIAFVFTMFGLFLLLILNWIAPNITSSGGAEEFVKYLASTTHLDNFFKGLITVADLVYFALFTATFLLFAHVSLDSQRWR; translated from the coding sequence ATGTCCAGTGTTTTCTTAATTGCTAAGCGGGACCTAGTGTCCTACTTCCATTCTCTTAAAGGATCGATCATCTTTTGGTTCTTTCTGATATTCATGGGTTTCTTTTTTCATTCATTTGTATTCACCTTTGTTGAATATCAGGCGCAATCCGCGGGCTATGGCGGAGGCGGACCAACTTTAAGTCAGCTTTTAACTGCTATCTTTCACAACTTACATTTCATTTTGCTACTCATTGTGCCAGCTGTAACCATGGCTTCGTTTGCAGAGGAGAAGCGCACCCAAGTGGATCGTCTGCTTCGAACTTCGCCAGTTACGATGCTTCAGATTGTCCTTGGCAAGTTTTTTGCCAGTATTGGAGTTCTAACCCTTGTGCTCATAGCCTCGATGGTATTTCCAGCCTATACGATGATTTATGGCAACGCAGACATCGGAGCGATCGCTTCCTCTTACCTTGGTGTTTTCCTCTTGATGAGTTCCCAGGTGGCCTTAGGAATTTGGATTTCCTCCATGACAAGCAATCAGTTCATCGCCTTCGTATTCACGATGTTTGGCCTATTCCTGCTTTTGATTCTAAACTGGATTGCTCCAAACATTACCAGTTCAGGGGGCGCTGAGGAGTTTGTCAAATACTTAGCATCGACTACGCACCTTGATAACTTTTTTAAGGGTCTGATTACCGTTGCGGATCTAGTGTACTTCGCATTGTTTACAGCGACATTTCTGCTCTTTGCTCATGTTTCTCTAGATTCCCAGCGTTGGAGGTAG
- a CDS encoding cob(I)yrinic acid a,c-diamide adenosyltransferase produces MRLSKIYTKTGDKGETRLADGSSIAKTHPRLEAYGTVDELNAAVGWLKDTLTAYPELNHIDAQLAQIQNELFDIGGEFASPQSMVESRKSALINDRDVERLEQEMDRYNDELEPLANFVLPGGHPGNSAAHICRTICRRAERFAIQLKASEAIRDEPIRYLNRLSDWFFILSRHISHTLGVPELIWNQKKP; encoded by the coding sequence ATGAGGCTCTCAAAGATATATACCAAGACGGGCGACAAAGGGGAAACAAGGCTAGCGGATGGTAGCTCAATCGCCAAAACACACCCTCGCCTAGAAGCTTATGGTACCGTAGACGAATTGAATGCAGCTGTTGGTTGGCTCAAGGACACCCTTACAGCCTACCCTGAGCTTAATCATATTGACGCCCAACTCGCTCAGATCCAAAACGAGCTATTCGATATTGGCGGTGAATTCGCATCACCTCAGAGTATGGTTGAATCCCGTAAATCGGCTCTGATCAATGATCGCGACGTTGAGCGCTTAGAGCAAGAGATGGATCGTTACAATGACGAGCTTGAACCATTGGCAAATTTCGTCCTTCCCGGGGGCCACCCTGGCAACTCCGCAGCTCATATTTGTCGTACCATCTGTCGTCGTGCCGAGCGTTTCGCGATACAATTAAAGGCATCCGAAGCGATCCGAGACGAGCCGATTCGTTATTTGAATCGCTTGAGCGATTGGTTCTTTATTTTAAGTCGACACATAAGTCATACACTTGGCGTTCCGGAGTTGATTTGGAACCAAAAGAAGCCATGA
- a CDS encoding VOC family protein, translated as MTKGFSIKGLNHLGIIVSDIELAKEWFLETLGFKLIEDRGELFFFMCGNDVLAAKTPAMAVSKPEHGAEREWQDKAGWQTLDHYGFYAAGPEEVDKFAEYVATKGASILKGPYDRSDGRSVYFRDPLGMVGEYLYFFPKKA; from the coding sequence ATGACTAAAGGGTTTTCTATAAAGGGCCTTAATCACCTTGGCATCATCGTTTCCGACATCGAATTAGCAAAAGAGTGGTTTCTCGAAACCCTTGGTTTCAAGCTAATTGAAGACCGAGGCGAGCTTTTCTTTTTTATGTGTGGCAACGACGTTCTAGCAGCCAAGACACCAGCCATGGCTGTTAGCAAGCCGGAACATGGCGCAGAGCGAGAGTGGCAAGACAAAGCTGGATGGCAAACTTTAGATCATTACGGGTTCTACGCTGCTGGCCCCGAAGAAGTCGATAAATTTGCAGAGTACGTCGCGACTAAGGGGGCATCGATACTAAAGGGGCCTTACGATCGTAGTGACGGCCGCAGCGTCTATTTTCGAGACCCGCTAGGGATGGTGGGAGAGTATTTGTACTTTTTCCCTAAGAAAGCTTAG
- the pilB gene encoding type IV-A pilus assembly ATPase PilB, producing MSNSFKDIITHKLKVPSDVYAKAEALAKEKGILLVHALIRLKSADPKVLLAAYSHCYKIKVADLDAMDIPNNIISLVPPEIARKSRIIPLDRVGNNIIVALENPQNLKQIDLLRFKTGFSAKTVLAGEEQISRAIERYYPVKSMDIDQLSKQKAGTLKHTNAGRAEKRATINEGVSEESGPVIQIVDQILLQCVSRGASDIHIEPYENFLRVRLRIDGALHEIARPPAQFKPPITSRFKIMAGLNIAEKRLPQDGNISVTILNRPIDFRVNTLPTVFGEKIVLRILDKSALNVDLTKLGFEPDDFERFKKSIHQPFGMVLVTGPTGSGKTTTLYSALADLNKVTENIMTAEDPVEFTIDGINQVHINAQIGMTFASALRAFLRQDPDIIMLGEIRDLETGEIAIKAALTGHLVLSTLHTNSAADTIVRLQNMGIESFNLISALNAIVAQRLARKICDGCRIHDQSVKPEYLIELGIPHQEVHKVKAYKGAGCDKCSGAGTRGRVAIHEVMTVSDELRSSIMKGDPAMILKDIAMEDGMRTLRQNALRKMARGEIDVVEVVKSTASDSATEEEGAA from the coding sequence TTGAGCAACTCGTTTAAAGATATTATCACGCACAAACTAAAGGTTCCCTCCGACGTCTATGCTAAGGCTGAGGCGCTTGCGAAAGAAAAGGGGATCCTCCTTGTTCATGCCTTAATACGCTTAAAGTCTGCTGACCCCAAGGTCCTCCTTGCTGCATACTCCCACTGCTATAAAATCAAAGTTGCTGATCTCGATGCCATGGATATACCCAATAACATCATCAGCCTGGTCCCCCCAGAAATTGCACGAAAAAGTCGGATCATCCCTCTCGATCGGGTGGGTAATAATATCATTGTGGCACTCGAAAACCCTCAAAACCTGAAACAAATCGACCTACTCCGCTTCAAAACTGGATTCTCAGCAAAAACTGTGCTGGCTGGTGAAGAGCAAATTTCAAGGGCAATCGAGCGATACTACCCTGTAAAAAGCATGGACATTGATCAACTTTCAAAGCAAAAGGCTGGCACTCTAAAGCACACTAATGCCGGACGGGCAGAAAAACGCGCGACGATCAATGAAGGGGTTTCCGAAGAGTCGGGACCAGTTATCCAGATCGTGGATCAGATTCTTCTCCAGTGCGTTTCCAGGGGAGCATCTGATATTCACATTGAACCATACGAAAATTTTCTTCGTGTCCGGCTTCGTATTGATGGTGCCCTGCATGAGATTGCCCGACCTCCAGCGCAATTCAAACCCCCGATCACATCACGATTCAAGATTATGGCTGGACTCAATATTGCTGAAAAAAGACTGCCCCAGGATGGAAATATTTCAGTCACCATTCTTAATCGCCCGATCGACTTTCGTGTAAACACGCTACCCACTGTTTTTGGTGAGAAGATCGTTCTTCGAATTCTGGATAAATCTGCCCTTAATGTTGACCTAACCAAACTTGGCTTCGAGCCAGATGACTTTGAGCGTTTTAAAAAGAGCATACATCAACCTTTTGGAATGGTGCTTGTCACAGGGCCCACTGGCTCCGGTAAAACGACGACACTCTATTCAGCACTCGCAGACCTCAATAAGGTGACTGAAAATATTATGACCGCCGAAGATCCTGTGGAATTCACCATCGATGGGATCAATCAAGTCCACATCAATGCTCAGATCGGAATGACATTCGCATCTGCGCTTCGGGCATTTCTTCGACAAGATCCAGACATCATCATGCTTGGTGAGATTCGTGACCTAGAAACTGGCGAAATTGCAATCAAAGCGGCTCTCACAGGCCATTTGGTTCTCTCTACCTTACATACTAATAGTGCCGCAGATACCATCGTCCGTTTGCAAAATATGGGTATCGAGTCATTCAACCTCATATCCGCACTAAATGCCATTGTTGCCCAGCGCTTGGCTCGCAAAATCTGTGACGGCTGCCGCATCCACGACCAATCTGTTAAACCAGAGTATCTCATTGAACTCGGAATTCCTCACCAGGAAGTTCACAAAGTAAAAGCCTATAAAGGAGCTGGATGCGATAAGTGCTCCGGAGCTGGAACACGGGGTCGCGTCGCCATTCACGAAGTGATGACTGTTTCTGACGAGTTAAGATCGTCTATCATGAAGGGCGATCCAGCTATGATTCTGAAAGATATCGCCATGGAAGACGGCATGAGAACCCTGCGACAAAATGCTCTCCGAAAAATGGCTCGCGGAGAGATCGATGTGGTAGAAGTGGTCAAATCCACGGCCTCTGACTCAGCAACAGAGGAGGAGGGAGCGGCCTGA
- the kdsA gene encoding 3-deoxy-8-phosphooctulonate synthase: protein MSQLQFEQNGDKPVIIAGPCMAESKELVDEVANRMKELADELDFEYVFKASFDKANRTSITSDRGPGWHLARPWFEGIRDRLGVSALTDIHETPQVSAVAEVCDVLQIPAFLCRQTDLLVAAVETGRAVNVKKGQFLDPQSTNHITKKVRAVCESRHLKENLALTERGSSFGYGNLVVDMRGLKIMSDTGAATIFDVTHSLQLPSTGGKSGEVSGGLREFAPVLARAAVATGYLQGLFIEVHPEPAKAKSDAATQLSIEQASSLIRSLLPLWHQAKELKREDNRFS from the coding sequence ATGTCGCAACTTCAATTCGAACAGAATGGCGATAAACCAGTCATAATAGCTGGTCCATGCATGGCTGAATCTAAGGAGCTGGTAGACGAGGTTGCCAATCGCATGAAGGAACTAGCTGATGAATTAGACTTCGAATATGTCTTTAAGGCTAGCTTTGACAAGGCAAATCGCACGTCAATCACCAGCGATCGAGGCCCTGGCTGGCACCTAGCGCGCCCGTGGTTCGAAGGAATTCGCGACCGCCTTGGAGTTTCGGCGCTTACGGATATCCATGAAACACCTCAGGTTTCTGCTGTCGCGGAAGTCTGTGATGTGCTCCAAATCCCGGCTTTCCTTTGCAGGCAAACTGATTTGCTTGTGGCTGCAGTTGAAACAGGGAGAGCTGTCAACGTCAAGAAGGGGCAGTTTTTAGACCCCCAAAGTACCAATCATATTACGAAAAAGGTACGCGCTGTTTGCGAATCTCGGCACCTAAAGGAGAACTTGGCACTGACTGAACGGGGTAGCTCATTTGGCTATGGTAATTTGGTAGTGGACATGCGCGGCCTCAAGATCATGAGTGACACGGGAGCTGCCACAATTTTTGATGTAACCCATTCACTGCAGCTCCCGTCTACTGGTGGTAAGTCCGGCGAGGTTTCAGGGGGGCTGAGAGAGTTTGCTCCGGTCTTAGCGCGAGCCGCAGTAGCAACTGGATATCTGCAAGGCCTATTTATCGAGGTTCATCCAGAGCCAGCCAAGGCGAAGAGCGATGCAGCGACGCAACTATCGATTGAGCAAGCTAGCTCTCTCATAAGATCCTTACTCCCTCTATGGCACCAAGCTAAGGAACTCAAACGGGAAGATAATCGTTTCTCTTAG
- the secG gene encoding preprotein translocase subunit SecG, whose product METLITVIHVLAALFMILVIIIQGGNSGGVGAAFGGGNSQGVFGASGAQSFLGKVTYAVAAIFMVTSISLSVIQGSSGKTGLSERLEQQAADQGAEESTTPEAAPQEEQK is encoded by the coding sequence ATGGAAACACTAATAACAGTCATTCATGTACTAGCAGCACTCTTCATGATCCTTGTGATCATAATCCAGGGTGGAAACTCTGGTGGCGTAGGAGCTGCGTTCGGCGGAGGAAACTCTCAAGGAGTTTTTGGCGCGTCCGGTGCTCAGTCATTCCTTGGCAAAGTCACTTATGCCGTTGCCGCGATCTTCATGGTAACGAGTATCTCTCTTTCAGTTATCCAAGGCAGTTCTGGCAAAACAGGTCTTTCTGAGCGTCTTGAGCAGCAAGCAGCTGACCAGGGAGCTGAGGAAAGCACGACTCCGGAAGCAGCACCTCAGGAAGAGCAGAAGTAG
- the queG gene encoding tRNA epoxyqueuosine(34) reductase QueG, producing the protein MAKLKDRNYFSELFAEQGLLLIGHVPLVGDDRHFSRFEQWLSRGHHAGMSFMENHRAIRRDPRLLQEGLQSSLVFGLNYYQGDRLHSSNTRVAQYARFQDYHKLLRKKAQKLLGQLSESIPQLEGRVTIDSAPLLERALASRSQSGFIGKNTCFILPREGSFYLLGELHLNQQLFPFDKPAVVDPQQRSEEGGCGTCKRCQVNCPTGALDEDYTLDAKLCLSYWTIEHRGLVPTKFWPWFAKYWYGCDICQLACPYNRKASINIQLPLKSQLADLDLFQVATMDQGFYEATFGGSPMTRAKRVGLQRNALIALFVTQDERLDSAIGMIERDNEQNGVLRDTIKQIRAELSCDR; encoded by the coding sequence ATGGCCAAGCTAAAAGATCGAAATTATTTCAGCGAGTTATTTGCAGAGCAAGGGCTCTTGCTGATTGGTCACGTCCCTTTGGTGGGTGATGATAGGCACTTTTCACGGTTCGAGCAATGGCTTTCCCGTGGCCACCATGCGGGTATGAGCTTCATGGAGAATCATCGAGCGATTCGTCGCGATCCGAGGCTTTTGCAAGAAGGCTTGCAATCGAGCCTGGTCTTTGGTTTGAACTACTACCAGGGTGATCGGCTTCATTCCTCCAATACCCGGGTTGCACAGTATGCAAGATTTCAAGACTACCATAAACTGCTTAGGAAAAAGGCACAGAAGCTTCTGGGTCAGCTAAGCGAGTCTATACCCCAGCTTGAGGGTCGAGTGACGATCGATAGTGCGCCATTATTGGAGCGTGCGCTGGCAAGTCGTAGCCAATCTGGATTTATTGGCAAGAATACTTGTTTTATCCTGCCACGTGAGGGCAGTTTCTATTTGCTAGGAGAGTTGCACCTGAATCAGCAACTGTTTCCCTTTGATAAGCCCGCCGTTGTTGACCCACAGCAGAGATCAGAGGAGGGAGGCTGTGGAACCTGCAAGCGTTGCCAAGTTAACTGCCCCACTGGTGCTTTGGATGAGGACTACACCCTTGATGCAAAGCTTTGCCTGTCTTACTGGACTATCGAGCATCGCGGGCTTGTTCCAACCAAATTCTGGCCATGGTTTGCGAAGTATTGGTATGGCTGTGACATCTGTCAGCTGGCCTGCCCCTATAACCGAAAGGCTAGTATCAACATCCAGCTGCCTCTTAAGTCTCAGCTAGCTGATCTTGATCTTTTCCAGGTCGCTACCATGGATCAAGGATTCTACGAAGCAACTTTTGGGGGGTCACCGATGACCCGCGCAAAAAGAGTTGGATTGCAGCGTAATGCTCTTATTGCCTTATTTGTGACTCAGGATGAACGCTTAGATTCAGCAATCGGGATGATCGAGCGAGACAACGAACAGAATGGTGTGCTTCGAGATACGATTAAGCAGATTAGAGCTGAATTATCTTGTGATAGGTAA
- a CDS encoding type II secretion system F family protein, which yields MPKFSYRAKNREGKTINGEITAESKARAKNMLANKGLRPLKVVAVAAGEDNDDMRTGISRFIYKDKQGNIQIQLGEELPTTKELALFTKQFSLMIENGIPMLQALQLLREQQKKATFSEIIGKIYHSIEQGSNLSDALEPYPRVFDSLYVAMTRAGEASGRLDIILKQLVKYIEKAAKLKGQIKSALAYPSIIVVVSIGVIAVLLVFVVPSFAQQFADSGNELPGLTQMVIDMSDALVNNWDAILLVFIACVLGLRYWYNTDKGRMIFDEYILKAPVLGDVMTKIAIGRFCSTMSTMLNSGVSILEALEICAASSGNAKIEQFVLHVKEEISKGQNFSDPLQESPLFPKMVSSMVAVGESTGTLDETLSKVTDIYEDEVDNAITAMMSMIEPAMIVIIGGIVGFILIAMYLPIFDMANNVG from the coding sequence ATGCCCAAATTCTCCTACCGCGCCAAAAACAGGGAAGGCAAAACGATCAATGGTGAGATCACAGCGGAATCCAAGGCGCGCGCAAAAAATATGCTCGCGAACAAAGGGCTTCGTCCCCTTAAAGTGGTTGCTGTTGCTGCAGGTGAAGATAACGACGATATGCGTACCGGCATCAGCCGATTCATTTACAAAGACAAGCAAGGTAATATCCAGATTCAACTGGGAGAGGAGCTTCCGACAACAAAGGAACTTGCACTCTTCACCAAGCAATTTTCCCTTATGATTGAAAACGGTATTCCGATGCTCCAAGCGCTTCAACTGCTGCGAGAGCAACAGAAGAAGGCCACGTTTTCAGAGATCATTGGTAAGATTTATCACTCCATAGAGCAGGGTTCCAACTTAAGCGATGCTCTCGAACCATACCCCAGAGTCTTCGACTCCTTGTATGTTGCCATGACTCGGGCAGGCGAAGCTTCAGGGCGTCTAGATATCATCCTCAAGCAGCTGGTGAAGTACATTGAAAAAGCAGCTAAGTTGAAGGGACAGATCAAGTCTGCACTCGCTTACCCATCGATTATTGTTGTGGTGTCAATCGGCGTCATTGCGGTTCTTTTAGTTTTCGTCGTTCCATCTTTTGCCCAGCAATTTGCTGATAGTGGCAATGAATTACCAGGCCTTACCCAGATGGTCATCGATATGTCCGATGCGTTAGTCAACAACTGGGATGCGATACTCCTCGTATTTATCGCTTGCGTCCTTGGTTTGCGCTACTGGTACAACACCGATAAAGGTCGCATGATATTTGATGAGTACATACTTAAAGCCCCGGTACTAGGGGATGTAATGACCAAAATCGCAATTGGTCGGTTCTGCTCTACCATGTCCACCATGCTTAATTCAGGAGTTTCTATTCTGGAAGCCTTAGAAATCTGTGCAGCATCATCAGGGAATGCTAAGATCGAGCAGTTCGTGCTTCACGTCAAAGAAGAGATTAGCAAGGGACAAAATTTTTCCGACCCATTGCAAGAATCACCCTTATTTCCCAAAATGGTTAGTTCAATGGTTGCCGTAGGTGAATCAACTGGTACCCTCGATGAAACACTCAGTAAGGTTACCGATATTTATGAGGATGAGGTGGACAATGCGATCACTGCTATGATGTCGATGATCGAACCAGCTATGATCGTCATTATAGGAGGAATTGTGGGCTTTATCTTAATCGCTATGTATCTGCCGATCTTCGACATGGCCAACAACGTAGGCTAA
- a CDS encoding integration host factor subunit alpha yields the protein MSTLTKDVLVEMIRDKVGYPVKEAKEILEIILEEIKLRLEDGKDVKISGFGKWTVKEKRARPGRNPHTGEKIEISARRVVTFHPSDKMRDQVNRNQSND from the coding sequence ATGTCAACTCTTACGAAAGATGTATTGGTCGAGATGATCCGAGATAAGGTGGGATACCCGGTTAAAGAAGCCAAAGAAATTCTTGAGATCATTTTGGAAGAAATCAAACTCAGGCTAGAAGACGGCAAGGATGTGAAGATCTCGGGTTTTGGCAAGTGGACAGTGAAAGAGAAGCGCGCTCGTCCAGGGCGTAACCCCCATACCGGTGAAAAGATCGAAATTTCAGCCCGCCGTGTGGTGACCTTTCACCCTAGCGACAAAATGCGTGATCAAGTGAATCGAAACCAAAGCAATGATTAA
- a CDS encoding TVP38/TMEM64 family protein, whose translation MNKSWSKIALVAVLVALVVGFFYSGATEYLTLDYLKSQKDNFAEFYENNRAMTFAAYAVGYILVTSLSLPGAAILTLAGGAVFGVALGTVVVSFASTIGATCAFLVSRYLLQGAVQEKFGDKLKKINQGIQEEGAFYLFTLRLVPAFPFFVINLVMGITPIRTVVFFFVSQIGMLPGTIVYVNAGTQLAQIEAVRDILSIELIGSFVLLGVFPIIAKKLVGLLRPRLSKE comes from the coding sequence ATGAACAAGTCGTGGTCGAAAATTGCATTGGTCGCAGTGCTGGTTGCGCTAGTCGTTGGATTCTTTTACTCAGGTGCCACTGAATATCTAACCCTTGATTATCTTAAATCACAGAAAGATAATTTTGCGGAGTTCTATGAAAACAATAGGGCGATGACGTTCGCTGCATATGCCGTAGGCTATATTTTAGTGACCTCTCTGTCGCTCCCAGGAGCCGCAATATTAACTCTAGCTGGAGGAGCCGTTTTTGGGGTGGCTTTGGGGACTGTGGTGGTTTCGTTTGCCAGCACGATCGGTGCAACCTGTGCTTTTCTAGTTTCCCGATATCTTTTGCAAGGGGCGGTTCAAGAAAAATTTGGTGATAAGCTGAAGAAAATTAATCAAGGGATCCAAGAGGAGGGGGCCTTTTACCTCTTTACTCTTAGATTGGTGCCGGCCTTTCCGTTTTTTGTGATCAACCTTGTGATGGGGATCACGCCTATTCGTACGGTAGTTTTCTTTTTTGTGTCACAGATCGGCATGCTCCCTGGTACTATTGTTTATGTAAATGCGGGAACACAGCTTGCGCAGATCGAAGCAGTTAGAGATATCCTATCAATTGAGTTGATTGGGTCTTTTGTGTTGCTTGGCGTCTTCCCGATTATCGCTAAGAAACTGGTGGGTCTCCTGAGGCCCAGACTCAGTAAGGAGTAG
- a CDS encoding ABC transporter ATP-binding protein gives MIEISGISKRFGEVVALKDVSFKVDKGQIIGFLGANGAGKTTTMDILCGCIGADSGHVKICDFDITENPIEAKARIGYLPDEPPIHGEMTVREFVTYVAKLRKVPVGQVPQRVDETLEKLSLTHMQSRLVANLSKGYRQRVGLAQALVHNPPILILDEPTEGLDPNQIIQIRELILSLKGDHTILFSSHILSEVQSLCDRLIIINDGEIVEQGTYEEIVKKFQGERSYELVVRQGASALCDKLQGIEGLTHVAVDPQNQSRISFHASGRDDVVDDVAAAVLEGKFGLLEISQKSASLEDVFHQLTRH, from the coding sequence ATGATAGAAATCTCGGGGATCAGTAAGCGCTTCGGCGAAGTCGTAGCCTTGAAAGATGTGTCTTTTAAAGTTGATAAGGGGCAGATCATTGGTTTTCTAGGGGCAAATGGTGCGGGAAAAACAACGACCATGGACATCCTCTGTGGGTGCATTGGCGCTGATTCAGGGCATGTTAAGATATGTGACTTTGACATTACTGAGAATCCAATAGAGGCCAAGGCTCGCATTGGATATCTGCCAGACGAACCTCCCATCCATGGCGAAATGACTGTTAGAGAGTTTGTCACCTATGTGGCAAAGCTCCGTAAAGTCCCTGTCGGCCAAGTGCCACAAAGGGTAGATGAAACTCTGGAAAAACTCTCCTTGACTCACATGCAATCGAGACTCGTGGCGAACCTATCGAAAGGCTATCGGCAACGGGTTGGTCTGGCTCAAGCCTTAGTGCATAACCCACCAATTCTCATCCTCGATGAACCCACTGAAGGCTTGGACCCAAATCAGATTATTCAGATTCGTGAGCTGATTCTGTCTCTCAAAGGAGATCACACTATTCTCTTCAGCTCTCATATCTTGTCGGAAGTACAGTCTCTCTGTGATCGCCTGATCATCATTAACGACGGTGAGATTGTGGAACAGGGCACGTATGAAGAGATCGTCAAGAAATTTCAAGGGGAGCGCTCTTATGAACTTGTGGTAAGGCAGGGTGCAAGCGCCTTATGTGATAAGCTCCAGGGCATCGAAGGCTTGACTCACGTTGCAGTAGATCCCCAAAATCAGAGTCGCATTAGTTTTCATGCTTCGGGCCGTGACGATGTTGTCGATGATGTGGCAGCTGCAGTGCTAGAAGGGAAATTTGGCTTGCTCGAAATTTCTCAAAAATCGGCGAGTCTTGAAGATGTCTTCCACCAACTGACGCGACACTGA